In the Candidatus Poribacteria bacterium genome, one interval contains:
- a CDS encoding DEAD/DEAH box helicase yields the protein MSSPLKIDFDKGTLILQNVPESLQARLPDLRWDERTLTFRAPAYRYRHIVSQLRAHDITYQDTARQFTVESFTHQKTMSPYPYQTEAIDAWHANGKRGVVSLPTGAGKTFIAILLIADTQRPTLVHVPTIDLMQQWYTVLTEHFGQEVGLYGGGYHELRDLTVTTYQSAVMHAPYYGNRFGFVIFDECHHLPSDQYQYAAISSIAPFRLGLTATPERTDRKESRLYSLVGEPCYEAKVQELSGKTLSEYRVVTIAVEMEDAERVRYEEARRSYLNFLKQERINMGTPRGWHFFLWKASQTDEGRAAFKAYLAQKQLSFASTTKQEWVWKLIQRHRGDRILIFTQDNDTAYQLGTRFFLPVLTHQTKLKERNDFLNKFREGTYSILVTSKVLNEGVDVPEANVGIIVSGSGSVREHVQRLGRILRKREGKQAVLYELISKQTGEHYVNKRRRQHHAYQIS from the coding sequence CCTACAGAACGTCCCAGAATCCCTTCAAGCACGATTGCCAGACCTCCGCTGGGATGAACGCACCCTCACCTTCCGTGCACCCGCCTACCGCTATCGGCATATCGTTTCGCAGTTGCGTGCACACGATATCACGTATCAGGACACAGCAAGGCAGTTTACAGTCGAATCCTTCACACATCAAAAAACGATGTCCCCTTATCCTTATCAAACTGAGGCGATAGATGCATGGCACGCCAATGGTAAACGCGGCGTCGTGAGTCTCCCTACCGGTGCGGGTAAAACCTTTATTGCGATTCTGCTCATCGCGGACACGCAGCGTCCCACACTCGTGCATGTGCCAACAATCGACTTGATGCAGCAATGGTACACCGTGCTAACAGAACACTTTGGACAAGAGGTCGGGCTTTATGGCGGTGGTTATCACGAACTGCGAGATCTCACTGTGACGACGTATCAATCGGCTGTCATGCATGCCCCTTACTACGGAAATCGGTTCGGCTTTGTTATCTTCGACGAATGTCACCACCTACCGAGTGATCAGTATCAATACGCAGCCATCAGTAGCATCGCCCCTTTTCGACTGGGACTAACAGCTACACCAGAGCGTACCGATAGAAAAGAAAGTCGACTTTATTCGCTTGTGGGTGAACCGTGTTATGAGGCGAAAGTGCAGGAACTCTCTGGGAAAACGCTCTCCGAGTACCGGGTCGTCACCATTGCGGTTGAGATGGAGGACGCGGAACGGGTTCGGTATGAAGAAGCCCGCCGTTCCTATTTAAACTTCCTTAAACAGGAGCGCATTAATATGGGAACGCCGCGCGGATGGCATTTTTTCCTCTGGAAAGCCTCACAAACGGACGAAGGACGCGCTGCCTTTAAAGCGTATCTCGCTCAGAAGCAACTCAGTTTTGCATCAACGACAAAACAAGAATGGGTGTGGAAACTCATTCAGCGGCATCGCGGCGATCGGATCCTCATTTTTACACAAGACAACGATACGGCGTATCAACTCGGCACGCGTTTCTTCCTTCCTGTGCTAACGCATCAGACAAAACTCAAGGAACGGAATGATTTTTTGAACAAGTTTCGCGAGGGTACCTATTCTATACTCGTCACCTCAAAAGTTCTAAACGAAGGCGTGGATGTTCCGGAAGCGAATGTTGGTATCATCGTTTCTGGAAGTGGGAGTGTCCGAGAACACGTCCAACGGTTAGGGCGCATCCTCCGTAAGCGGGAAGGTAAACAGGCAGTACTTTACGAACTCATCTCCAAGCAGACGGGTGAACACTACGTCAACAAGCGGCGCAGACAACACCACGCCTATCAGATTTCCTAA
- a CDS encoding tetratricopeptide repeat protein, with protein MERWRKIMDFLYRLNKLRLGGLMLITGLMLCLIACGPTAIRYSQSTEAPEPNDVAIAHYNWGMAYAKDGNFGQAITELSLAIENEPGWVMPFFTLGVVYGNLGELDKAIQAWERATQLDADFAKAHYNLAVAYSHKAEKGLSIASLREAIRVDKAALSAAETEPAFDNIRNSPEFQELEKATESN; from the coding sequence ATGGAGAGATGGAGGAAAATTATGGATTTTCTATATAGACTGAATAAACTACGCCTTGGCGGGTTAATGTTAATCACAGGCTTGATGCTCTGCCTTATCGCCTGCGGTCCGACAGCGATCCGCTATTCACAAAGCACGGAGGCACCTGAACCCAACGATGTTGCCATCGCGCACTATAATTGGGGTATGGCGTACGCCAAGGACGGCAATTTTGGACAAGCCATCACGGAACTCAGCTTGGCAATAGAGAATGAACCGGGGTGGGTAATGCCGTTTTTCACATTAGGCGTTGTCTATGGAAATTTGGGAGAACTCGACAAAGCCATTCAAGCGTGGGAACGCGCCACCCAGTTAGATGCTGACTTCGCGAAAGCGCACTACAACCTCGCGGTTGCCTATTCACATAAAGCAGAGAAAGGACTTTCAATTGCCTCGTTGCGTGAGGCAATCCGCGTAGACAAGGCAGCTCTTTCCGCTGCGGAAACGGAACCCGCATTTGACAATATTCGTAACTCTCCAGAATTTCAGGAATTAGAGAAAGCTACTGAATCAAATTAG
- a CDS encoding beta-lactamase family protein: MKIAELSPNLTATPHEVGLSAKRLADISTTSQKFTDEKRLAGAVTVVARRGKVTHFEAFGMMDLEAEKPMQRDIIFRIYSMTKPIATVAVMMLYEDGKLQLDAPTPTYLPELGGLKVAADADGESLTLVEADRDMTVRDLMRHTAGLPGAARYMAGKTAVDKRYREVGLHRLHECDIQEMVKRLGRIPLLYQPGAKWHYSIAADVLGRLIEVASGQPFDVFLAERIFQPLGMQDTGFYVPEEKIDRFASLYGPKPGGGLQTIDAPEGGTGHVSKSSFIQKPNFLSAGGGLVSTAADFARFCLMLSGKGVLDGKRLMKSESVELMTRNHLPESLIPLDKKPDERYAGLGFGLGVSVRVQQANWIPASQVGEYGWIGGTSTEFWISPRDELVAITLAQHIPFSELSQTLKPLIYAAILKE, translated from the coding sequence ATGAAGATCGCAGAATTAAGCCCCAATTTAACTGCAACGCCTCACGAGGTAGGACTCTCAGCGAAACGGCTTGCCGATATTTCCACGACTTCGCAAAAGTTTACTGATGAAAAACGACTTGCGGGTGCGGTCACGGTTGTGGCACGGCGCGGTAAAGTGACACACTTCGAGGCATTCGGCATGATGGACCTTGAAGCGGAGAAGCCGATGCAAAGAGACATTATCTTCCGCATTTATTCAATGACCAAACCGATCGCCACTGTTGCAGTCATGATGCTCTATGAGGATGGAAAACTACAACTCGATGCTCCAACCCCGACGTACCTACCTGAATTAGGTGGGCTAAAAGTAGCAGCGGATGCAGATGGAGAGTCACTCACATTGGTTGAGGCAGATCGGGACATGACCGTTCGCGACTTGATGCGTCACACTGCTGGATTGCCCGGTGCCGCCCGATACATGGCAGGGAAAACCGCTGTTGACAAACGCTATCGCGAGGTGGGTCTACACCGCCTGCATGAATGCGACATACAGGAAATGGTTAAGAGGCTTGGCAGGATTCCGTTGTTATACCAACCCGGAGCAAAATGGCACTATAGTATCGCCGCAGATGTCTTAGGTAGATTGATTGAGGTGGCTTCCGGTCAGCCCTTTGATGTGTTTTTAGCCGAGCGGATTTTCCAACCGTTAGGCATGCAAGATACCGGATTTTATGTACCGGAAGAGAAAATAGATCGGTTCGCGAGTCTGTACGGTCCAAAACCGGGAGGGGGCCTGCAAACCATTGATGCCCCAGAGGGCGGAACGGGTCATGTATCGAAAAGTAGTTTTATACAGAAACCGAATTTTCTATCTGCCGGTGGTGGCTTGGTCTCTACTGCTGCTGATTTTGCGCGCTTTTGTCTGATGCTCTCAGGCAAAGGGGTACTTGACGGAAAACGGTTGATGAAATCCGAATCTGTCGAATTGATGACGCGCAATCATCTACCAGAGTCTCTGATACCGCTCGATAAAAAACCTGATGAACGTTACGCTGGACTCGGTTTCGGATTGGGGGTCTCGGTTCGTGTGCAACAGGCAAATTGGATACCCGCTTCCCAAGTCGGTGAATACGGCTGGATTGGCGGGACAAGCACCGAATTCTGGATCTCACCACGAGACGAATTAGTGGCGATCACACTTGCACAGCATATCCCATTTTCCGAACTGAGTCAGACTCTTAAGCCTCTCATCTACGCCGCAATCTTAAAGGAATAG
- a CDS encoding DUF790 family protein, producing the protein MLTKDLLQYKTKNGQISPQFVNPADNQLLAIAEQLIAVFEASPDKPRGTLLESTKHIIDSTPGTPIVKRGLEKLLLDRTEFDTTPNEELIAFRQKLFMETSRLLSQEQFENYTDYQHKVSRTIVDESPIEETEFSVKLYADLPSSQPVLTFNTLSGERLLHRYNTAQVQGLLLHSNTLTLKLTDSMTAELRQLFKYLRFNQLLSAIRKEGELYQISVDGPLNLFYKTKRYGMNLANFFVAVLHQPKWELTAEIQFRNNQRYRLSLDESCGIKPISRQFLAYIPEDIQLFQTMLRNKTDDWQIRPGSQFIPLPGDLYCFPDYQLVHKSGIETAIELFHPWHQGHLIARLNTLAQQREVSLILGVSKELEKKPLIAEALATSAYFSQFGFIFRDVPTIRTLLPILNTLV; encoded by the coding sequence ATGCTTACCAAAGATCTGCTCCAGTATAAAACTAAGAACGGTCAAATTTCACCACAGTTTGTGAATCCAGCGGATAACCAGTTATTAGCAATTGCCGAGCAATTAATTGCCGTTTTTGAAGCGTCACCAGATAAACCACGAGGGACGCTCTTGGAGAGCACTAAGCACATTATTGATAGCACACCGGGAACACCCATCGTTAAGCGCGGACTCGAAAAACTCCTATTAGATCGGACAGAGTTTGATACGACGCCCAACGAAGAACTGATCGCATTTCGCCAAAAACTTTTCATGGAGACGAGCCGCCTGCTTTCACAAGAGCAGTTTGAGAACTATACAGACTATCAGCACAAAGTGTCACGGACAATAGTAGATGAATCGCCTATAGAGGAAACGGAGTTCAGTGTCAAACTCTATGCAGATTTACCGAGTAGCCAACCCGTCTTGACCTTCAATACACTTTCTGGCGAACGTTTACTGCACCGCTACAACACCGCACAGGTTCAAGGATTGCTTCTTCATAGCAACACCCTCACGCTAAAGCTCACCGACTCCATGACAGCCGAACTCCGCCAACTGTTCAAGTATCTCAGATTCAACCAACTCCTCTCCGCAATTCGGAAAGAAGGAGAACTCTATCAAATTTCAGTGGATGGACCACTCAATCTCTTTTATAAGACAAAACGGTACGGCATGAATTTGGCGAATTTCTTCGTTGCGGTGCTGCATCAACCCAAATGGGAACTCACTGCGGAGATCCAATTCCGAAATAATCAGCGTTATCGGTTGTCCCTTGATGAATCGTGTGGGATTAAACCGATTTCACGGCAGTTCCTCGCCTATATTCCTGAAGACATCCAACTTTTTCAGACAATGCTCCGCAACAAAACCGACGATTGGCAGATCCGTCCGGGAAGTCAGTTTATCCCTTTACCGGGCGATCTCTACTGCTTCCCAGACTATCAACTCGTTCACAAAAGTGGTATAGAAACCGCCATTGAACTATTTCATCCGTGGCATCAAGGACATCTCATCGCACGACTCAATACGCTTGCCCAACAGAGGGAGGTGTCCCTTATCCTCGGTGTCTCAAAGGAGTTGGAAAAAAAGCCGCTTATTGCTGAAGCACTCGCGACATCTGCATACTTCTCACAATTCGGCTTCATATTTCGAGATGTTCCAACCATACGCACCTTGCTCCCGATCCTGAACACACTTGTGTAG
- the ftsY gene encoding signal recognition particle-docking protein FtsY: protein MLRNLFKGDDKGRDESAVVDKQGNWFNRLKSGLTKTRDQFLSQLSGLLRVGRRIDEDLMEEIEEILIQSDVGVDTTLTLMDNVRERVKSEGLSDSSELASVLKSEILNLLGEDVPLQIEDEKPYTILVLGVNGAGKTTTIGKLASRFATNGYRVLVAAGDTFRAAAEDQLSIWCERAGAELIRGGENAEPASVVFDAIHAAKHRDADVLIVDTAGRLHTKKPLMDELSKIGRVMGRAHTGAPHEVLLVIDGTVGQNALIQAKIFNDAVPITGVAVTKLDGTAKGGIVIAVNAEIGAPVKLIGIGEKLDDLRDFAGVDFIEALFVEETENA, encoded by the coding sequence ATGCTCAGAAATTTATTTAAAGGTGATGATAAAGGTCGCGATGAATCCGCCGTTGTAGATAAGCAAGGGAACTGGTTTAATCGGCTTAAGTCTGGCTTGACGAAAACCCGGGACCAGTTCCTGTCTCAGTTGTCAGGGCTACTACGGGTTGGAAGAAGAATTGACGAAGATCTGATGGAGGAAATCGAGGAGATTTTAATCCAGTCAGATGTGGGAGTTGATACGACCTTGACCTTAATGGATAATGTTAGGGAGAGGGTGAAGTCAGAAGGGTTAAGTGATTCTTCAGAGTTGGCATCCGTCCTAAAATCGGAAATTCTGAATTTGCTTGGGGAGGATGTGCCGTTGCAAATTGAAGATGAGAAACCGTATACGATTTTAGTTTTGGGTGTGAATGGTGCGGGCAAAACGACAACTATCGGTAAGCTTGCAAGTCGCTTTGCAACGAACGGATATCGCGTACTTGTTGCCGCTGGTGATACGTTCCGCGCAGCAGCGGAGGATCAACTCAGCATTTGGTGTGAGCGTGCTGGGGCAGAACTCATCCGGGGCGGCGAAAATGCTGAGCCCGCTTCTGTCGTCTTCGATGCGATTCACGCCGCGAAGCATCGCGATGCGGATGTACTTATCGTAGACACTGCTGGCAGACTGCATACCAAAAAACCGCTGATGGATGAATTGTCGAAAATTGGACGTGTGATGGGGCGAGCGCACACGGGGGCACCGCATGAGGTGCTGCTTGTTATTGATGGAACTGTTGGTCAAAATGCCCTGATACAGGCGAAGATTTTCAATGATGCAGTGCCAATTACGGGGGTAGCAGTTACAAAACTGGATGGCACTGCCAAGGGGGGGATCGTCATCGCAGTGAATGCAGAAATCGGCGCACCTGTCAAACTTATCGGCATTGGTGAGAAACTCGACGATTTGCGAGATTTCGCAGGGGTAGATTTCATTGAAGCGCTCTTTGTAGAGGAGACAGAAAACGCTTAA
- a CDS encoding sigma-70 family RNA polymerase sigma factor, producing MQSQNPESLPPECNEDVELIERFQQGDTAAFDMLFTRYQKRTYRLVQRFVPNPEDASDLTQDAFIRAYQGLGDFKSQCQFYSWLYRITVNLCIDFLRKKSRSEVLLYNSDESEELPMSNIPDPRSESPSKAIENKELRAHIRKAVRRLPPKQRQIFILRHWDGLSLKDIAATVGRSDGTVKAHLLHAHRNLRKHLRPYLRETDS from the coding sequence ATGCAGTCCCAAAACCCAGAAAGCCTTCCTCCAGAATGTAACGAGGATGTTGAATTAATTGAGCGATTTCAGCAAGGCGACACCGCCGCATTTGATATGCTCTTTACCCGCTACCAAAAACGCACCTATCGTTTGGTGCAACGTTTCGTTCCCAACCCAGAAGATGCATCGGACCTGACACAAGACGCTTTTATACGCGCATATCAGGGATTAGGCGATTTCAAAAGTCAGTGTCAGTTTTACAGTTGGCTCTACCGAATCACGGTGAACCTTTGTATCGATTTCCTACGGAAAAAATCGAGATCAGAAGTACTCCTATACAACTCTGACGAATCCGAGGAACTACCGATGTCCAATATTCCGGATCCCCGCTCAGAATCACCATCAAAAGCAATCGAAAATAAGGAGTTGAGAGCCCATATCCGGAAAGCAGTCCGTCGGCTTCCCCCCAAGCAACGACAAATCTTCATTTTACGACACTGGGACGGGCTATCGCTTAAAGATATTGCGGCTACCGTTGGACGATCCGATGGAACAGTTAAAGCCCATCTGCTCCACGCGCACCGTAACCTTCGCAAACATCTTCGCCCCTATCTACGAGAAACAGATTCCTAA
- a CDS encoding homoserine kinase produces the protein MARYTTLSPIELDRIVSQYPIGTALKLEEIPGGFGNSNFKLTTTEGEYLLKICDEKNPAELNMQIALLQHLHQHAYPTVYPIPTKDQKQLTHQAFGSVMLYPFLKGEQPQSSPDTLAQLGEALAKLHGIPPIAGLPRFAMGISQMTPFFKEVQGTQFATHPFVESLKLQLESMESQLNASLPVGLLHGDLFLDNTLFDGDQMVAILDFEEGCYDTLLIDVGMTLIGCCYTPENRLNLEAAQRFLDTYNALRPLTESEWESLGCFVHYAALSIAFWRFRQFNIRRPDPHRANTYQEMITRSAQFKRHKSLNVRRSSKYN, from the coding sequence ATGGCGCGCTACACAACCCTCTCACCCATAGAACTCGACCGCATCGTCTCACAATATCCGATCGGTACGGCATTGAAACTTGAGGAGATTCCCGGTGGATTCGGGAACAGCAACTTTAAACTGACAACTACAGAGGGAGAGTATCTGCTTAAAATTTGCGATGAAAAAAATCCAGCAGAACTTAACATGCAAATTGCCCTGTTGCAACACCTCCACCAGCACGCTTATCCAACGGTGTATCCTATTCCAACAAAAGACCAGAAACAACTCACACACCAGGCATTTGGCAGTGTAATGCTCTATCCTTTCCTGAAAGGGGAGCAACCACAATCCTCACCAGATACGCTGGCACAACTCGGTGAGGCGTTGGCAAAATTGCATGGCATTCCACCAATTGCTGGACTGCCCCGCTTTGCAATGGGGATTTCACAAATGACCCCCTTTTTCAAAGAGGTCCAAGGTACACAATTCGCCACACACCCTTTCGTTGAATCGTTAAAACTGCAACTGGAATCCATGGAATCGCAACTCAATGCTTCACTTCCGGTGGGACTTCTGCACGGAGATCTCTTTTTGGATAATACCCTTTTCGATGGTGATCAGATGGTCGCGATACTCGACTTCGAAGAGGGATGTTATGATACATTGTTAATCGATGTTGGAATGACGCTTATTGGTTGTTGCTACACACCAGAGAATCGGCTCAATCTTGAGGCTGCGCAGCGATTTTTAGACACCTACAACGCATTGCGCCCTTTGACGGAAAGTGAGTGGGAATCCTTAGGCTGCTTTGTTCATTATGCCGCCCTTTCCATAGCGTTCTGGCGATTCAGGCAATTTAACATTCGTCGTCCAGATCCACACCGCGCCAACACGTATCAAGAAATGATTACCCGTAGTGCGCAATTTAAGCGTCATAAAAGTCTAAACGTCCGACGTTCCTCAAAGTATAATTAA
- a CDS encoding MarR family transcriptional regulator, whose amino-acid sequence MSKDQEFHNEIDVVMRVMRHAQAAVKSRFIQEVVPNRLTIVQFNALQHLHWYGREAGMSVSELGEHLGLAHNTTSALASRLERHGWVVRRKCDQDRRRARIQLTPQSEQLFRERVTHATNFWESTFGQLSTQEQENLIESLKRLKQVMAKPVWPSYSQLHPRDADHLQKRFEADLDELAQAKLKLVGMRLILAQIAEKRNEHELAAYLNQAASEEIRHTNQLLAMLGHAENFERLLSSLVHEDSLVYEELLSLLETNPHAEEDEELVVLQQMVQDSQRYKRWFHSVHKQTNQ is encoded by the coding sequence ATGTCCAAAGACCAAGAATTTCATAATGAAATTGATGTCGTCATGCGTGTGATGCGTCATGCGCAAGCGGCTGTCAAATCCAGGTTTATTCAGGAAGTCGTCCCCAATCGCCTGACGATTGTCCAGTTCAATGCGCTCCAACACCTTCATTGGTATGGGCGCGAGGCTGGTATGTCAGTGAGTGAACTCGGTGAACACTTAGGTCTCGCCCATAATACAACATCTGCCTTAGCCAGTCGCCTCGAACGGCACGGCTGGGTCGTTCGCCGTAAATGTGATCAGGACCGAAGACGTGCGCGGATTCAACTCACGCCACAGTCCGAACAACTTTTCCGAGAGCGCGTAACACACGCGACTAACTTTTGGGAAAGCACCTTTGGGCAGTTATCCACACAAGAGCAGGAAAACCTGATTGAAAGCCTAAAAAGGCTGAAACAGGTGATGGCAAAGCCGGTGTGGCCAAGTTATTCCCAGTTACATCCACGTGACGCGGACCACCTACAAAAACGGTTTGAAGCGGATCTGGACGAACTTGCACAAGCGAAACTCAAACTCGTCGGGATGCGATTGATTCTCGCACAAATCGCCGAAAAACGTAATGAACATGAACTCGCAGCATACCTGAACCAAGCTGCTTCTGAGGAGATACGCCATACGAACCAACTGCTGGCAATGCTCGGACATGCTGAGAACTTCGAGAGACTCCTCTCATCACTCGTCCATGAAGATTCCTTGGTTTATGAGGAATTGTTATCCTTGCTCGAAACGAACCCCCATGCCGAAGAAGACGAAGAATTAGTTGTCCTACAACAGATGGTTCAAGATAGTCAAAGATATAAACGTTGGTTTCACAGTGTCCACAAACAAACGAATCAGTGA
- a CDS encoding ABC-F family ATP-binding cassette domain-containing protein, whose translation MSLIRLEHVTKLYDPDLILDDISVSIEHGDRIGLIGRNGTGKTTLLKIINSLLTNFKGKVVSAKGLHIGYLSQEPDLARDCTLRQEMLKVFEKRRALEDKMLLLAEEMETEETPGLLAAYARIQEQHEQLGGYDYEHEINRILGGLGFSELDFNLPIRVLSGGQKSRATLAKLLLEKPDLLLFDEPTNHLDINGIEWLENYLNIEYNGAVLVVSHDRYFLDKVVRKVWELEEHQIKIYRGNYSKYVETKRVEQLVAARAFKKQQAFIEHEEDFIRRNMAGQRTREAQGRQKKLNRLERFEKPKSDAPTLSLSFTPETRGGNDILRCQNVGKAFGDKVIFTDLNFEVHRRDIIGIIGANGTGKTTFFRMILGDEAPTEGEMWIGPTLKFGYYAQELEGLNPNKEIMDEIWALRPKHTQGEIRSFLSKFLFFGEDVFKRIGNLSGGEQSRVLLAKLLLANANVLLLDEPTNHLDIPAREALETALVEYPATLFIISHDRYLLSNLATKLLIFDGKPGGTAELFDGNYAEYVAQQQQALQVNQPSENNQETQHIQTNSPQPKSKAKRKRKMKAQRLVGSN comes from the coding sequence ATGTCCTTAATACGATTAGAACACGTCACCAAATTGTATGATCCAGACCTGATTCTCGACGATATTTCGGTCTCAATTGAGCACGGCGACCGAATCGGATTAATTGGCCGTAACGGAACAGGAAAAACAACGTTACTTAAAATTATAAACAGTTTGCTGACTAATTTCAAAGGGAAAGTCGTTTCTGCGAAAGGATTGCACATCGGCTACCTCAGCCAAGAACCGGATCTCGCACGTGACTGTACCCTAAGGCAAGAGATGCTTAAGGTTTTTGAAAAACGGCGAGCGCTTGAAGACAAGATGCTTCTACTCGCAGAGGAGATGGAAACAGAAGAGACACCAGGCCTCTTAGCCGCGTACGCTCGGATTCAAGAACAGCACGAACAACTCGGCGGTTACGATTATGAACACGAGATTAATCGTATCCTCGGCGGTTTAGGTTTTAGTGAACTGGACTTCAATCTCCCGATTCGCGTTCTGAGCGGTGGACAGAAAAGCCGAGCAACACTTGCAAAACTACTCCTTGAAAAGCCAGATCTACTCCTTTTCGATGAACCCACAAATCACCTTGACATTAACGGGATTGAGTGGCTCGAAAACTACCTCAACATCGAATATAACGGCGCAGTCCTTGTTGTCTCTCACGATCGGTACTTTTTAGATAAGGTCGTCCGAAAAGTTTGGGAACTCGAAGAACATCAGATAAAAATTTATCGTGGAAACTACTCCAAATATGTCGAAACGAAAAGGGTTGAACAATTAGTCGCAGCACGCGCATTCAAAAAACAGCAGGCATTCATTGAACACGAAGAGGACTTTATTCGCCGCAATATGGCGGGACAACGTACACGAGAAGCACAAGGCAGACAGAAAAAACTGAACCGCTTGGAAAGATTTGAAAAACCGAAATCCGATGCTCCCACCCTTAGTCTCAGTTTCACGCCCGAAACCCGTGGTGGAAACGATATTCTTCGATGCCAAAACGTTGGCAAAGCATTCGGCGATAAGGTCATTTTCACAGATTTGAATTTTGAGGTACATCGTCGCGATATTATCGGAATTATTGGGGCGAACGGCACCGGAAAAACGACATTCTTCCGAATGATTTTAGGCGACGAAGCACCAACCGAAGGCGAAATGTGGATAGGTCCGACGCTCAAGTTTGGGTATTATGCCCAAGAATTGGAAGGTCTTAACCCAAACAAGGAAATTATGGACGAAATCTGGGCACTTCGCCCCAAACATACACAGGGCGAAATACGCAGTTTTTTGAGCAAGTTCCTATTTTTCGGTGAGGATGTCTTCAAAAGGATCGGAAACCTAAGCGGAGGAGAGCAGAGTCGTGTGCTACTTGCGAAGTTACTATTAGCGAACGCGAATGTCTTACTCCTTGATGAACCAACGAACCATCTCGATATCCCAGCGCGTGAGGCATTGGAAACAGCACTGGTAGAATATCCAGCAACGCTTTTTATTATTTCTCACGACCGATACTTGCTAAGCAACCTCGCAACAAAACTATTAATTTTCGACGGTAAACCGGGAGGGACTGCGGAACTTTTCGACGGTAACTATGCCGAATATGTGGCACAACAGCAACAAGCACTCCAAGTGAATCAACCGAGCGAAAATAACCAAGAAACACAACACATCCAAACGAATTCACCGCAACCTAAGTCGAAAGCGAAGCGAAAGCGAAAAATGAAGGCACAACGTCTTGTCGGCAGCAACTAA